In a genomic window of uncultured Flavobacterium sp.:
- a CDS encoding NAD(P)H-dependent glycerol-3-phosphate dehydrogenase produces the protein MSENLKFAVIGGGSWATAIAKMLCVNLSEIAWYMRNDAAIEHIQKYKHNPNYLSSVEFDTNKLKLTNNINEAIEYADYVIFAIPSAFLDAELKNMTVSLADKIIFSAIKGIVPETSLIVGEHFHIQYDIPYYNIGVITGPCHAEEVALERLSYLTIACGDPDKARVVAKSLSGNYIKAKISDDIIGTEYAAMLKNIYAIAAGIAHGLGYGDNFQSVMMSNGIREMKKFIRKVHKMKRNINDSAYLGDLLVTGYSVFSRNRMFGNMIGKGYTVKSAMMEMSMVAEGYYATKSAYKLNQGYGAKTPIIDAVYAVLYEGKDAKSVFKKLTESLD, from the coding sequence ATGAGTGAAAATTTAAAATTTGCAGTAATTGGAGGAGGAAGCTGGGCAACGGCAATTGCAAAAATGTTATGCGTTAATCTCTCCGAAATTGCGTGGTACATGCGTAACGACGCTGCAATCGAGCACATTCAGAAATACAAACACAATCCAAACTATTTAAGTTCAGTCGAATTCGACACTAACAAACTTAAATTGACCAATAATATAAACGAAGCGATTGAATATGCAGATTATGTAATCTTTGCTATTCCGTCTGCTTTTCTTGATGCCGAATTAAAAAACATGACTGTTTCATTGGCAGATAAGATTATATTTTCGGCTATTAAAGGAATTGTACCTGAAACGAGTTTAATTGTTGGAGAACATTTTCACATTCAATACGATATTCCATATTATAATATTGGTGTAATTACAGGTCCATGTCACGCTGAAGAAGTAGCGCTTGAAAGACTTTCTTACTTAACAATTGCTTGTGGCGATCCTGATAAAGCCAGAGTTGTTGCCAAATCACTTTCCGGAAACTATATCAAAGCCAAAATTTCAGATGATATTATTGGTACTGAATATGCTGCAATGCTTAAAAACATTTACGCAATCGCAGCCGGAATTGCTCACGGTTTAGGTTATGGAGATAACTTTCAATCAGTAATGATGAGTAACGGAATCCGCGAAATGAAGAAATTCATTAGAAAAGTCCACAAAATGAAACGTAACATTAATGATTCAGCTTATTTGGGCGATTTATTAGTTACAGGATATTCCGTATTCTCGAGAAACAGAATGTTCGGAAACATGATTGGAAAAGGCTACACGGTAAAAAGTGCAATGATGGAAATGAGCATGGTTGCCGAAGGTTATTACGCTACTAAAAGTGCTTATAAACTAAATCAGGGTTACGGAGCAAAAACTCCTATTATAGATGCCGTTTATGCTGTATTATACGAAGGAAAAGACGCGAAATCTGTATTTAAGAAACTAACTGAGTCGCTTGATTAA